The Iamia sp. SCSIO 61187 genomic sequence CCTCGACGTCGCCGACCAGACCTACACCGTCCGCAGCGGGGCCGCCGTCCTCTTCGACGGCCACCGCGACCACGTCTACCGCAACGCCCACAAGCGCCCGCTCGACGCCGTGCTCGTCGTCATCCAGCCGACGACCGGCGACCCCGCCCTCCCCAGCCACCCGGGGTAGGCCGGCCGCTCCTGCGGCGGGATCCGCTCCTGTCGCCGCGACGGGCGGTCTCGTCCCAGGGGCTACCGCACAGGCGCGTCAACGGGTCGACCGGCGCCGGGGCGGCGGCGGGGTCGCCGAGGCGGGGTCGGCCGGCCAGGGGTGCTTGGGGTAGCGGCCGGCCATCTCCCGGCGGACCTCGGCCCAGGATCCGGCCCAGAAGCCGGGCAGGTCGGCGGTGACCTGGACGGGCCGGCCGGCGGGCGAGAGCACGTGGACGACGACGGGCACCCGGCCCTCGGCCACCGTCGGGTGCACGGTCGTGCCGAAGAGGTCCTGGGCCCGGACGTGGATCGCCGGCTCCGTGCCGCCGGCGTCGTAGGCGACGGCGACCTCCTGCCCCGACCCCAGCCGGACCGCCCGGGGGGCGACGGCGTCGAGCCGGCCCAGCCACGGGTGGCCCAGCCGGGCCCGCAGGGCGGCGAGCACGTCGACGCCCTCGAGGTCCCGGCGCCCCCGGGCGCCGCCGAGCAGCGGGGCCAGCCAGGTGTCGAGATCGGCGACGAGGGCGTCGTCGGACAGGTCGGGCCAGCCGTCGCCCACCCGGGCCGCGAACACGGCCCGGGCCTGGAGGGCGCGGGCCCCGTCGGTCCACCCGAGCACGGCGAGCCCGGCGGCCCGGACCCGGTCGAGCAGGGCCGTCGTGGTCGCCGCCCCGGGCTCGGCCCGATCCTCGGACCGGGACAGGACGAGGGCGCCGAGGCGGCGCTCGGTCACGGCGCGCAGGTCGTCGCGCCCGTCGTCCCAGGTGACGATCGACCGCCGCTCGACCTCGGCCCCGCCCAGCTCCACGACGTCGGCCTCGTCGAGGGCGGCGGCGATGCGGACCCGGCCGTCACCGCGACCGGCCTCCCGCCGGCCGGTGTCCAGGTCGGCGATGACCAGGAAGGGCTCGTCGCCGAGGGGGTCGCCGTCGGGCACCCAGGCCCCGATGCCGTTGCGGAGCCGGTAGCGCCGGCCGCTGCGGGCCTGGGCGATGCGGTCGGGGTAGGCGAGGCCGAGCAGGGGTCCGGCTGCGGTCAGGTCGACGCCGGGCTGACGGCGGATCCCGGCCCGGCGGGCGACCTGGGTGGCGCGGCGGCGCACGGTCCGGACCGCGTCGCGGTCGGCCCGGGGGTGCGACGCCCGGTCGTCGGCCAGCAGGCGCAGCCGCTCGGCGGCGTCGACGGGCACCTCGTCGGGCCGGCCCCGCAGGACGTCGCGCTCCTCGAGCAGGCAGGCCAGCAGGCACGCCTCCCAGCCCCGCCCGGCGCCGGCCCCGGCGAGGACCATCCGGGCCAGCCGGGGGTGCAGGGGCAGGTCGGCGAGGGCCCGCCCGCGCTCGGTCACCCGGCCGTCGGCGTCGAGCGCACCCAGGGAGCGGAGGAGGGCGCGCCCCTCGGCCAGGGCCGGCGGAGGCGGGGCGTCGAGGAACCGCAGCTCGTCGTCGGCCGCCGCCCACACCGCCAGCTCGAGGGCGAGGGGGGCCAGGTCGACCTGCTCGATCTCGGGGGTGGCGAACCGCGGGCGGGCGGCGTGCTCGACCCGGGACCAGAGCCGGTGGGCCACGCCCGGCTCGGTGCGCCCGGCCCGACCGGCGCGCTGGTCGGCCGAGGCCTTCGAGGCCGTCACCGTGACGAGCCGGGTGAGCCCTGTGCGCGGGTCGAGGCGGGGCACCCGCGCCCGCCCGGCGTCGACGACGATCCGCACCCCGGCGACGGTGAGGCTGGTCTCGGCGATGTCGGTGGCCAGCACCACCCGGCGGCGGCCGGGCGGGGACGGGGCGAGGGCCCGATCCTGGTCCTGGCGCGGCAGGGACCCGAACAGCGGCCGCACGTCGACGCCCGCCCCGAGCCCGGCGCCGCCCAGGGCGGTCGCCGCCCGGCGGATGTCGGCCGCGCCGGGGAGGAACACGAGCACGTCGCCGGGATCGTCGCGCAGCGCCGCCGCCACCACCCGGGCCACGTGGGCGTCGAAGCGCTCGCGGTCGCGTGGTGGCACCCACCGCACGTCGACCGGGTGGGCCCGGCCCTCGCTGGCGACCACCGGCGCCGGGTCGCCGTCGGCGCCGAGGGCGGCGGCCACCCGGCCGGTGTCGATCGTGGCCGACATGGCCAGCAGCCGCAGGTCCGGGCAGAGGGCGGTGCGGGCGTCGAGGGCCAGGGCGAGGGCCAGGTCGGTGTGGATGCTGCGCTCGTGGACCTCGTCGAAGACCACGAGACCGGTCCCCTCGAGCGACGGGTCCCGCTGGAGGCGGCGGACGAGGATCCCCTCGGTCACCACCTCGACCCGCGTCGCCCGGGAGGTCACGTCCTCGTCGCGGGTCCGGTACCCGGCGGTGCGCCCGACGTCCTCGCCGAGCAGGTCCGCCATGCGGCGCGCCGCGGCCCGGGCCGCGAGCCGCCGGGGCTCGAGCACGACGATCCGGCGGCCGGCGAGCCACGGCTCGTCCAGGAGCCGGAGCGGCACCACGGTCGTCTTGCCGGCCCCGGGAGGGGCGCGCAGGACCGCGACGCCCGCGTCGGCCAGCGCCGCCCGCACACCGGGGACGACCTCCTCGACCGGGAGCCCGGTGGGCGCCACGGTCGTCACGGGCGCCTCCGGCCGGGCCGGGGGGCGCCGGCTCGGGTGCGGGGGGTGGGACCGGGCACGTCGTCTCCTGTTCCGACCCCGCCGCCCACGGGGCCCGGCGAACCTACCGCTCCGCGATGTCGCCGCCGCCCCTCCGGGCCGTAGGTTGCCCCTGTGGACGGCGCCGACATCCGCAGCACCGGGACCCCCGACCCGTCGCCGGCCGGCCCGCTCCCCGGAGGCCCCCGACGGGCCACCGGCCGCCGGCGCCGCCCCCCGGCCGCACCGTGAGCACCGGCGACGTCACCTCGATCCTCGCCGTGCTGGCCACCGTCGGCGCCGTGGCCGGGATCGGCGGGGCCGTGGCGTCGGTCCTGCCCGGGATCGGTCCCCGGCTGCGGGCCGCCGTCGCCGGCCAGGGCGTGCCCCTCGCCTGGCTGGTCGCCGTCGTCGCCACCGCCGGCAGCCTGCACCTCTCGGAGGGCGCGAGCTTCGTGCCGTGCCGGCTCTGCTGGTTCCAGCGCATCGCCATGTACCCGCTCGTGATCGTGCTCGGCGTGGGGTGGGTGCGCCGCGAGGCGGGGGCCCGGCTCACCGGGGCGGTGCTGGCCGGGCTCGGCCTCCTCGTCAACCTCTGGCACGTGGCCATCGAGCTGCGGCCGAGCCTCGAGGGCAGCTCCTGCGACCCGGCGACGCCGTGCTCGTTCCGGTGGATCGAGGTGTACGGCTTCTGGACCATCCCCCGCATGGCCACCGTCGCCTTCGGCCTCGTCCTCCTCGCCCTGGCCCTCGACGGGCCCCTTCGTCCGCGTCCCTCCCAGGAGGTCTCCGCCCCATGAGCCACAAGCCCCCCAAGGGCCGCCCCCTCGCCGGCGCCAGCCGCATCGAGTCCGCCCGCACCGGCCCGCAGATCCCGCTCTTCGCGGTCGCCGTGGGCGTCTTGGTCCTCGTGCTCGTCGCCGCCGGGATCGTCATCGCCGTCGGTGGCGGCGACGACGGCTCGGACGGGGGCACCCTCGCCCCCGGCGACCAGGCGTTCGGCCCCGTCACCGCCACCGGGAACCCCCTCCCCGAGTACGACGACCAGGCCGCTGAGGACCCCGCCGTCGGCCTGCCCGCCCCCGAGCTGGTGGGGGAGACGCCCTCGGGCGAGCCCATCACCATCGACCCGTCCGAGGGCCCCATGGTCGTCGTCTTCCTGGCCCACTGGTGCCCGCACTGCCAGGCCGAGGTGCCCCGCATCGTCGAGCTGGCCGACGACCAGGCGGAGATCGCCGGCGTGCCGTTCGTCGCCGTCCTGACCGGCAGCGACCCCAACGTCGAGAACTTCCCGCCCGGCGAGTGGCTGGCCCGCGAGGGCTGGCCCGCCGGCGCCATGGTCGACACCGAGCCCGAGCCGGGCCAGGTGCCGGTCGCCCTGTCGGCCTACGGGCTCTCGGGGTACCCGTTCCTGGTCGGCATCGACGCCGAGGGCAACGTGGCCGCCCGCTCGTCGGGCGAGCTGGGCGAGGACGGCTTGCAGGACTTCTTCGCCCAGCTGGCGCCCCCCGGCTGACCGTCCGCCGCACCGTCGGTGGGCCCGGGCTCGCCGGGGTGTCCCCAATCACCCGTCGACAGGTGAAACGGGCTGAAATACGCTCACGTGCATGAAGAGCACCCCCCATCGTGCCCGCCCGCTCGGAGCCGCCCTCGTGCTCGCCGTCCTCCTCCTGGCCGCCGCCGGGTGCGGGGACGGCGAGACGCCCGAGGACGCCCTGCGGGACGCAGCCCCCGGCGACTGCCTCGCCGCCCCCGAGGACCTCGACGACGACTACGAGGTCGTCGCCTGCGACGAGGCGGCCGACTACGAGGTCCTGCTGACCGTGGACGAGCGGCTCCCCGACGACCCCACCGGCGAGACCCCCACCCCCTGCGACGGGGAGCAGGCCTACGACTACGGGCTCTCGCTCACCCAGGGCGACCCGTTCAGCCTGTGCCTCCAGCAGCTCCCCCAGGAGGGGGACTGCGTGTACCAGGGCCGCTACATCGCGTGCGAGGACGGCGGCGGTGACGTCGTCGCCGCCGTCCTCCCCGACACCACCGACCCGGCCGCGTGCCCCTCGCCCGGCGCCCGGGGCCGGGTGTACGAGGAGGACGAGGTCGTCGTGTGCCTCAGCGCCAACGCCCCCTGACCGGCGGGCACCCGAGCCGGGACCGCTTCAGACCCCGGGGAGCTCCGGGGGGAGGCCGAACCGGGCGAAGTGGGACCACCCGAACGTGGTGATCTCGGCGATGCGCTCGCCCTCGACCCGGATCACGTCGAGCTTGAAGGCGCGGAAGCGGGTGTCGCCCGGGCGGCGCAGGTAGCTGCCGGCGGCCGGGAGGCGGTTGGCCCGGGTCGGCAGGGCCCGCCAGTCGCCCTCGCGCTCGGGCCCGAAGGCCCGCTCGAGGAGGGTGCGCAGGTCGTCGAGACCGGTGAAGACCGCAGGGGCGGGCGGCATGGTGATGCGGATGTCCTCGGTCGCGCAGGCCAGGGCGAGGGCGGCGTCACCCTCGTCGTTGGCCCGGACGAACCGGGCCAGCAGGTCCCGCTCGGCCGCGCCGACCTCGGGGGCCGACCAGTCGGCCCGCCGCTCGGGCAGCCGCTGCTGGAGCGTGGCCCGGGCCCGCTGCACGGCGCTGTTGGCCGCGGCCACCGTCGTCTCGAGGGCCTCGGCCGTCTCGACCGCGCTCCACCCGAGGACGTCGCGGGCGATGAGCGCGGCGCGCTGCCGGGGCGGCAGGGCCTGGAGGGCGACCAGAAACGTGAGCTCGATGGTCTCCCGATCGATCACCGTGGCGTCCGGTCCGTCGTCGGCGGCGGCGGCCTCGTCGAGCAGGGCGTCCGGGTAGGGCTGGAGCCAGGCCACCTCGGCGGCGGTCCCGGTGATGGGCCGGCGCCTCCGGCGCCGGATCTGGTCGAGGCACACGTTGGTGCACACCCGGTAGAGCCAGGCCCGCAGGTTGCCCCCTCCGGCGGCGATCCGCGCCCGGTGGCTCCAGGCCCGCAGCAGCGCCTCCTGGACGGCGTCCTCGGCCTCCTCGTAGGACGCGAGCATCCGGTAGCAGTGGACGTGGAGCTCGCGGTGGTGGCGCTGGGCCACCGCCGCGAACGCCTGGTCGTCGCCGGCGAGGGCGGCGGCGACGACCGGGTCCGGTCCGCCGGGGTCGCTCACGACGCCGCCCGGCTGGCGATCTCCTGGAGCAGCCAGACGTTGCCGTCGGGGTCGGACAGCTCGGCGAAGGTGGCGTAGTCCTGGCGCCGGGGGTCGACGCCGTCGGCCCGACCCTCGGCGCCGAAGTGGAACGGGTCGCCGACCTCGACGCCCCGGCCCCGCAGGTCGGCCACCGCCGCCTCGATCTCGGTGACGACGAGGTGGAGGCCCTGGGCCGAGCCCGGCTCGGCCGTGGTGATCCCGGTGCCGAACCCGACCGAGCAGGCCGAGCCCGGGGGCGTCAGCTGGACGATGCGGAAGTCGCCGGCCCGGTGGTCGGTGTCGCAGGTGAACCCCACCTGCTCGTAGAACGCCTTGCTCCGGTCGATGTCGGTCACGGGGATGATGACCAGCTCGAGCTGCATGTCCATGGGTGTGCCTCCTGGGGACGGGCGGGCGGGTGCCCGCTCACCTCGTGCAACGACACCGAGCACGAGGACTCATCGGTCGCCCGATGACCTCGTGCGACGCAGGCGAACCTGCGCCCCGCCGACGACATCGACCACCTCCTACGCGCCGGCGAGGCGCTCGATCACGGGCTCCATGGCGTCGAGGTCGGCCAGCGACAGCCCGATGCCGCTGATGCCGAGCGTCTCGCGCCGCTCGACCAGGTCGTCGACGATCTGCTCGACCGTGCCGCACAGGGCGTGGGGGGAGCGCAGCGACTCCTCGGCCGGGATGCCGAAGGCGGGGGCGAGCGCCTCGGCCGTCCCCTGGCGGTCGTCGGTGACGACGACGACGTGGATCCGGGTCTGCAGCTCGAGGCCGGCGTAGCGGTCCCCGGCGGCGGCGTGGATCCAGCGCAGCTTCTGGATCGTCGCCGCCTCGGTGGCGCTGGGGCCGGCGGCGGCGTCGATCACGCCCTTGGCCAGCTTCGGGTTGAGCCCGACCACGTCGGCGTGGCGACCGGCCACCTCCAGCACCCTCCTCCCCCCTCCGCCGATGACGATGGGGAGGTCCGACGACGGCTTGGGGCTGCCGGACAGGCCGTCGATCCGGTAGTGCTCGCCGTGGAAGGTGCACGGGCCCTCGGAGAAGAGGCCGCGGACGACCTGGACCGCCTCCTCCAGGCGGTCCACCCGCACCGGGGCCGGGTCCAGGGCGATGCCGGCGTGCTCGTAGTCCGTCGTCATCCACCCGGCGCCCAGCCCCAGCTCGAAGCGCCCCTCGGAGAGGATGTCGAGCGTCGCCGCCTCCTTGGCCAGCACCGCCGGGTGGCGGAAGTCGTTGCAGAAGACGAGGGCGCCGACCCGGAGCGTGGTGGTGGCGTCGGCCGCGGCCATGAGGGCGGCGATGGGCGCCAGCTGGTCGTCGAGGTGGTCCGAGACCGTCATCCGGTAGGCCCCGATGCCCTCGAGCCGGCGGGCCAGGGCCGTCCACGACGCCTTGTCCATCTCGGGCGGCGAGGAGCACTGCACCCCGAACCGGAAGGGCTTGGGGTCGGGCAGCGGCACGGCGGTCTCGGGCACGAATGCATTCGACCACGCCGCCGCGGTCCGGGTCACAGCCCTCCGCCGGCCGCCGGTCGGTGCCGGCCGGATCAGCCGGCGGCGAGGGCGGCGCGGATGCTGCGGTCGAAGGCGACCTGGGCGGCGTCGAAGCCCCCGCTGCCGGCCAGGTGGGCGGGGGCGCCGCCCAGGGCGTCGACGAGGTGCCGCCGGCCCTGGCGGCCCCACTCGTCCTCGACCCACCGCTCGAGGAAGTGCGGCTCGCGCTCGGCGTGGGTCCGGGGCCGGGTCGTGGCGATGGCCGCGAGCATCGCCTCCGTCAGCTCGGGGATGCCGGCCCCCGTGCGGGCGCTGGTGCGGTGGATCTCGGGCGGGTCGGCGTCGAAGGGGCGGGCCAGGCCGAGGCTCCCCTTGAGCTGGTGGTAGCTGCTCTCGGCGCTGGGCTCGTCGCACTTGTTGAGGATGAAGGCGTCGGGGACCTCGATGATCCCGGCCTTGAGGAACTGCACCTCGTCGCCGCCGAGGGGCTGGAGCACCAGGTAGACCCGGTCGGCCAGGTGGCGGACGTCGGCTTCGCTCTGGCCGATGCCGACGGTCTCGACCACCACGCACCGGAAGAGACGGGTCAGCAGCCGGCAGACCTGGAACGTCGAGGGCGACAGCCCACCCAGCTCGGTCGCCGACGCCTGGCTGCGGAAGTAGAGGCGGCGCTCGTCGAGCGGGGCGCGCATCCGGGTCCGGTCGCCGAGGAGCGACCCGCCCGAGATGTGGCTCGAGGGGTCGACGGCGACGACGGCGATCGACAGGTCGGGGTCGGCGGCGAGGGCGTCGAGGGTCAGCCGGGCCAGGAGGGACGACTTGCCCGACCCGGGCGTGCCGGTGACGCCCAGCACGACGCACTCGGGACCAGGGTCGACGTCGAGGGCCGCCAGCACCCGGGCCCGGTCGTCGGCGGCCGCCGGCCGGGAGTCCTCGAAGACGCCGATGAGGCGGGAGACGGCGGCCTTCTCGCGCTCGCGGGCCCGGGCGACGAGGTCGGCCAGCTCGTGGTCGGCGGCGGGGAGGGCGCTCACCCGACCGACCGTAGGGGCTGCCGCCCGGGCTCCCGAACCCGTCGCGTCCGGCTCCTGCCGCGCCGGGCCGCGTGGGCGGCCATCGCCGTTCTGACACCGCTCCCGGCCAGCCGTGTCGCCTGGCGCGAACAGAACCGAGGATGGCGACGGAGGTCGATCGATGAGCAAGACCAGCCGGCTTCGTGGCCGGGGCGCCCGGACCCGATGGGCTCCGCATCGGCGAGACCCACCGCTCTCCAGTGTCGTTCGGGGCAGGCAGACATCGTGTGACGCGGCGCTACGACCCGGCGAACCAGCCGGGGACGTCGAACCGCACCGCTCCGCCGTCGGGGCCGAGGAGGGCACCCAGGGTCCGTTCCAGACCGGCGATCCGCCGCTCGCCCACCTCGGCGATCCAGCGGTCCCGCAGCTCGCCGAGGATCCGCCCCGACCGGACGAGGCAATCGTGCCCGGCGGGGGTCAGGACGATCACCTGGCGCCGCCCGTCGCGGTCGTCGGCGGTGCGGTCGACGTAGCCCAGCTGCTCGAGCCGGGCGACGGTGCGGGCGGCGGCCTGCTTGGTCACGCCGAGGGCGTCGGCCAGCGTGCCCGGGCTCGTCGCCCCGCGACCGATGGCCTGGAGGGCGAACCCGTGCGTGGGGCGGACGTCGGGGTGGCCCTCGGCGGACAGCTGGGCGTGGAGGTCGTCGATCAGGGCCCGGAAGCCGGCCAGCAGGAGGAGGGGCAGCTCGGCTCCGGGCTCGCTCACGCTTGACACGATATCGACAACGCGCTTGTCTAGATAGACACCCATGTTGTCGATATCGAGGAGGCCGTCGTGGCCGTCATCCCTGCCGGCGAGCGCCGGGTCACCACCACCCCCAACGCCACCATGACCACGTGCTGCAGCCCGGAGCAGGGCGCCGCCGGGATCACCCTCTGGCTCACGGCCATGGCTCCCGGCGCCCAGGGCCCGTGGCACCGCCTCGACGGCGAGCAGGTCCTGACCGTCCTGGCCGGCGCCGTGAGCCTCGAGCACGCTGGCACGACCGTCCGGCTCCTGCCGGGCGACACCGCCGTGATCCCCGCCCACGACGAGCGCCGCCTGACCGCCGACGCCGAGGGCGGGACCGAGATGGCCTGCGCCGCCACCCGCCCGCTCCGGGCCCACGACGGCGAGGGCACCGACCGCGGCATCCCGGACTGGATGCGCTGAGGGCGGACCTACCCTGGCGCCGTGCTGGTCCAGATGCGGCTCCGGGAACCGATCGAGCGGGGTGAGGTCGACCTCCTCTTCCGCCGGTGGAAGCGGCTCCAGGCCGTCGTCGGCCACACCTACCGGACCGCGGCGGGGCGGCTGCGGGTCACCGCCATCGACGTCGTCGACCCCGCCGACCTCACCGCCGACGACGCCCGCCGCTCGGGCCACGCCGACGTCGCCGCCCTACGGGCGTCGCTCCGCGGCGACGAGGCCCTCCCGACCTACCGCATCGCCGTCGAGGTCGACACCGACCCCGACCCTCGCTCTCTGCTGGCCGCCGACGACGCCCTCGACGACGACGCCGTCGCCGAGCTCGACCGCCGGCTCGCCCGGCTCGACGCCGCCAGCTCGTGGGGGCCGTGGACCATGGCGACGCTGCGGCTGATCGCGGCCCGGCCGGCCACGGTGTCCACCGTCCTGGCCGAGACCTTGGGCCGGGAGCGCCAGCCGTTCAAGCTCGACGTGCGCAAGCTGAAGGCCCTGGGCCTGACCGAGAGCCTCGAGGTGGGCTACCGCCTGTCGCGGCGCGGCGAGGCCTACCTCGCCCGCACCACCCGCCCCGGCTGACGCGACGGATCACCTCGGAGG encodes the following:
- a CDS encoding TlpA disulfide reductase family protein, with the protein product MSHKPPKGRPLAGASRIESARTGPQIPLFAVAVGVLVLVLVAAGIVIAVGGGDDGSDGGTLAPGDQAFGPVTATGNPLPEYDDQAAEDPAVGLPAPELVGETPSGEPITIDPSEGPMVVVFLAHWCPHCQAEVPRIVELADDQAEIAGVPFVAVLTGSDPNVENFPPGEWLAREGWPAGAMVDTEPEPGQVPVALSAYGLSGYPFLVGIDAEGNVAARSSGELGEDGLQDFFAQLAPPG
- a CDS encoding VOC family protein, with the protein product MDMQLELVIIPVTDIDRSKAFYEQVGFTCDTDHRAGDFRIVQLTPPGSACSVGFGTGITTAEPGSAQGLHLVVTEIEAAVADLRGRGVEVGDPFHFGAEGRADGVDPRRQDYATFAELSDPDGNVWLLQEIASRAAS
- a CDS encoding disulfide bond formation protein B, which codes for MSTGDVTSILAVLATVGAVAGIGGAVASVLPGIGPRLRAAVAGQGVPLAWLVAVVATAGSLHLSEGASFVPCRLCWFQRIAMYPLVIVLGVGWVRREAGARLTGAVLAGLGLLVNLWHVAIELRPSLEGSSCDPATPCSFRWIEVYGFWTIPRMATVAFGLVLLALALDGPLRPRPSQEVSAP
- a CDS encoding TIGR03621 family F420-dependent LLM class oxidoreductase, yielding MPETAVPLPDPKPFRFGVQCSSPPEMDKASWTALARRLEGIGAYRMTVSDHLDDQLAPIAALMAAADATTTLRVGALVFCNDFRHPAVLAKEAATLDILSEGRFELGLGAGWMTTDYEHAGIALDPAPVRVDRLEEAVQVVRGLFSEGPCTFHGEHYRIDGLSGSPKPSSDLPIVIGGGGRRVLEVAGRHADVVGLNPKLAKGVIDAAAGPSATEAATIQKLRWIHAAAGDRYAGLELQTRIHVVVVTDDRQGTAEALAPAFGIPAEESLRSPHALCGTVEQIVDDLVERRETLGISGIGLSLADLDAMEPVIERLAGA
- a CDS encoding MarR family winged helix-turn-helix transcriptional regulator codes for the protein MSEPGAELPLLLLAGFRALIDDLHAQLSAEGHPDVRPTHGFALQAIGRGATSPGTLADALGVTKQAAARTVARLEQLGYVDRTADDRDGRRQVIVLTPAGHDCLVRSGRILGELRDRWIAEVGERRIAGLERTLGALLGPDGGAVRFDVPGWFAGS
- a CDS encoding cupin domain-containing protein; this encodes MAVIPAGERRVTTTPNATMTTCCSPEQGAAGITLWLTAMAPGAQGPWHRLDGEQVLTVLAGAVSLEHAGTTVRLLPGDTAVIPAHDERRLTADAEGGTEMACAATRPLRAHDGEGTDRGIPDWMR
- a CDS encoding RNA polymerase subunit sigma-70; translated protein: MSDPGGPDPVVAAALAGDDQAFAAVAQRHHRELHVHCYRMLASYEEAEDAVQEALLRAWSHRARIAAGGGNLRAWLYRVCTNVCLDQIRRRRRRPITGTAAEVAWLQPYPDALLDEAAAADDGPDATVIDRETIELTFLVALQALPPRQRAALIARDVLGWSAVETAEALETTVAAANSAVQRARATLQQRLPERRADWSAPEVGAAERDLLARFVRANDEGDAALALACATEDIRITMPPAPAVFTGLDDLRTLLERAFGPEREGDWRALPTRANRLPAAGSYLRRPGDTRFRAFKLDVIRVEGERIAEITTFGWSHFARFGLPPELPGV
- the hrpB gene encoding ATP-dependent helicase HrpB codes for the protein MTTVAPTGLPVEEVVPGVRAALADAGVAVLRAPPGAGKTTVVPLRLLDEPWLAGRRIVVLEPRRLAARAAARRMADLLGEDVGRTAGYRTRDEDVTSRATRVEVVTEGILVRRLQRDPSLEGTGLVVFDEVHERSIHTDLALALALDARTALCPDLRLLAMSATIDTGRVAAALGADGDPAPVVASEGRAHPVDVRWVPPRDRERFDAHVARVVAAALRDDPGDVLVFLPGAADIRRAATALGGAGLGAGVDVRPLFGSLPRQDQDRALAPSPPGRRRVVLATDIAETSLTVAGVRIVVDAGRARVPRLDPRTGLTRLVTVTASKASADQRAGRAGRTEPGVAHRLWSRVEHAARPRFATPEIEQVDLAPLALELAVWAAADDELRFLDAPPPPALAEGRALLRSLGALDADGRVTERGRALADLPLHPRLARMVLAGAGAGRGWEACLLACLLEERDVLRGRPDEVPVDAAERLRLLADDRASHPRADRDAVRTVRRRATQVARRAGIRRQPGVDLTAAGPLLGLAYPDRIAQARSGRRYRLRNGIGAWVPDGDPLGDEPFLVIADLDTGRREAGRGDGRVRIAAALDEADVVELGGAEVERRSIVTWDDGRDDLRAVTERRLGALVLSRSEDRAEPGAATTTALLDRVRAAGLAVLGWTDGARALQARAVFAARVGDGWPDLSDDALVADLDTWLAPLLGGARGRRDLEGVDVLAALRARLGHPWLGRLDAVAPRAVRLGSGQEVAVAYDAGGTEPAIHVRAQDLFGTTVHPTVAEGRVPVVVHVLSPAGRPVQVTADLPGFWAGSWAEVRREMAGRYPKHPWPADPASATPPPPRRRSTR